In Aythya fuligula isolate bAytFul2 chromosome 6, bAytFul2.pri, whole genome shotgun sequence, the following are encoded in one genomic region:
- the WNT6 gene encoding protein Wnt-6 has protein sequence MLPPSRTQLGLFFILLCPANIIGLWWAVGSPLVMDPNSICRKTKRLAGKQAELCQLEPEIVQEVAKGTKLGVRECQYQFRFRRWNCTSHSKYFGKILQQDIRETAFVYAITAAGVSHAITQACSMGELLQCGCELTRSRAPPSPTAGPGTEGTAWEWGGCGDDVQFGYEKSQQFMDAKSKKGKNDIRALIDLHNNEAGRLAVRSYMRTECKCHGLSGSCTLRTCWRKMPHFREVGDRLLERFNGAFKVMGGNDGKTLIPVGDNIKPPDKQDLIYSADSPDFCSANRKTGSLGTRGRVCNSTAMDTSGCDLLCCGRGHRDETVVLEENCLCRFHWCCVVQCRKCSVRQELSLCV, from the exons aTGTTGCCCCCCTCCCGGACCCAGCTGGGGctcttcttcatcctcctctgCCCCGCCAACATCATCGGGCTCTGGTG GGCAGTGGGGAGCCCCCTGGTCATGGACCCCAACAGCATCTGCCGCAAGACGAAGCGGCTGGCGGGGAAGCAGGCGGAGCTGTGCCAGCTGGAGCCGGAGATCGTGCAGGAGGTGGCCAAGGGCACCAAGCTGGGCGTGCGGGAGTGCCAGTACCAATTCCGCTTCCGCCGCTGGAACTGCACCAGCCACAGCAAGTACTTCGGCAAGATCCTGCAGCAGG ATATCCGCGAGACAGCCTTCGTGTATGCCATCACGGCGGCCGGCGTCAGCCACGCCATCACGCAGGCCTGCAGCATGGGCGAGCTGCTGCAGTGCGGCTGCGAGCTGACCCGCAGCCGGGCCCCCCCCTCGCCcacggcggggccgggcaccGAGGGCACGGCCTGGGagtgggggggctgcggggacgaCGTGCAGTTCGGCTACGAGAAGTCCCAGCAGTTCATGGACGCCAAgagcaagaaagggaaaaacgACATCCGCGCCCTCATCGACCTGCACAACAACGAAGCCGGGCGCTTG GCGGTGCGCAGCTACATGAGGACAGAGTGCAAATGCCACGGGCTGTCGGGCTCCTGCACCCTGCGGACCTGCTGGCGGAAGATGCCCCATTTCCGCGAGGTGGGGGACCGCCTGCTGGAGCGCTTCAACGGCGCCTTCAAGGTGATGGGGGGCAACGACGGCAAGACCCTCATCCCGGTGGGGGACAACATCAAGCCCCCCGACAAGCAGGACCTCATCTACTCGGCCGACTCGCCCGACTTCTGCTCGGCCAACCGCAAGACGGGCTCGCTGGGCACGCGGGGCCGCGTCTGCAACAGCACGGCCATGGACACGAGCGGCTGCGACCTGCTGTGCTGCGGCCGCGGGCACCGCGACGAGACcgtggtgctggaggagaacTGCCTCTGCCGCTTCCACTGGTGCTGCGTGGTGCAGTGCCGCAAGTGCTCCGTCCGCCAGGAGCTCAGCCTCTGCGTCTGA